In Nymphaea colorata isolate Beijing-Zhang1983 chromosome 10, ASM883128v2, whole genome shotgun sequence, the genomic stretch AAATTTTTGCTACAGTTTGACCTTCGATTATTCTTGTATTTAGTTgctttggatccaaaatcatgGTCCGCTCATTCGATCCACCATTCCTCTTGCTCCACAGATCTGCTAGGACATATCAGATTGTGATTTTCTCGGATCTGATTCAGACTGAAAGCCCATTCTCTATCTCTTTGGGGCTTTTATGGATTTTGTATCGGGTCAAGGATCCAAATTGGATGCAGACACCAACAAGAATGGTAGGCTGAGTTGACTGGCCGTTGGACTTTTGAAGAAAAGGCAGTGTTGCTTCGCCAAGATGCAGACATGACTCTTTGCTTTCTGACGCCGCTTGGTCCCTACAGAAGGTGAATTTTGTCAAACCTGGATCTGACCCTGGTGGATCAACTTTCCTGCCCCTACTTTCTTGCGTGCTCAGAAAGAACCCCATCTCTATGAACACAAGCAGTtcccttctcctcctttttgATCTTCAGATATAGCCGTTCATTTTTGACATCTGAAAACAAATTTAGGGAAGAACAGTCTGACACTAAGGTGCCAATGGTTAAGATCATATTATCACATTTTTGGGTAGTTAGTTtaagaaatttaagaaaaagattGAGCCAACTTGAGCACAACTCAAACTCGTTTGATTAAGTTAgactcgagttgagctcaaacttAACTGAAAACTCGagcttataaatgagttgagtttgagacaggaactcgactcaattaaacTTGAGCAGGTTCTTTTAATCTatgttatttttagtttttgtaattttcaaaacttaaaaggaaggaaagagattaGGTCCAATAGGGAGTTGGTAGGCGAATTTAAACGATTCAAGCATGagcaagtcgagttcgagccgaacAAGGTATGAGTTAACTTAAATGTTGAATTACAATAAGAAAATAACTAAATTAATAgcaactaaatgagttaaaagagaAACGAGACATGCTTAACATGAAGGaattaaacaagtcgagttcgagctcgatgttATATTATCGAGTCGAATTTGAGCTGGGCTCAAGTTTTctgagccaagtcgagctcgagctggcccaaCTTGAGCCAACCCTACCTGTGGCCGTTCTCAAATCTGCATTGGATGACGTCCACTGTTGGAGCAAACCGTGGATTTTACATTAAGTACTAGCAAACATAGACTATGGATCTCAAGTCCAAGGATCTAAGGCCCCAAACACATCTTGTAGATCTGCAAAGCTATTGTCTCAAATATAAGAttcaaggctatcaaacatgtGCTTAAATGAATGGTTCCAAATATGTCCAGCGGTTCATGATTCAACTTGATCATGGAATGCATTCATAGCACAAAGTTTGTCTTGCTTGTATAATCAAGAGCTCTGATTCATTGTTCTCTgaacaaccaaatcaaatttccTACTCTGTTGTTTCCATCACTCGAGGAATACCTTgaattactatatatatatatatatatatatatatatatatatatatatatatatatatatatatatatatatatatatatatatatatatatatatatatatatatatatatatatatactttactGTATCACCGTTGCTACAATTTTTAAAGTTACCATATCTACTGTATCGGAATCCGCGTGACTTAGTAATGAATGAGGAAGCAGGTTACAGTGATCGTTGCCGTTGACAAATTTATTATCGGCAACAGAGAGTTGTCATTGTTGAGGCAAGTCATCAACGGATGCATCTGACCACCCTACTGACCTTGTTTTACCATCAATTTTTCCGTCACTGATGGTAATCGAATCACTCATGGTGAAAGCGGTTAGAGCATTTAACAAATGTTTTTGCTCAAACAAGGGATGGAAGAGAACACTTTACTGGTTAGGAAAGGTACGAAAATCAACACCCTTCTCCTCCATTTCTCAGGGTAGTAGGCATGCTTTGAAGGCGACACTCActttatgtttcaacttgcatattgatTCTGCACTTTTATGGATTAAATGGATACTGATTACCCATCAATCATCTCTTCAACAATAAACCGAAAAGGAAGTTAGGAAATTTGAGGTTGAGCACCATGAAGATGAGATTGGTTCTATGTTTGATGGAAGGTGAAACGTTTTATGTACCAAGGAAGCAGGGCCGGAACCAAGGGGTGGGTCGCAGGGACCTTGCCCAcccccttcaatttttttttaatttacatgagaaaatttcacttgttctatataaaaattttgaaaaataatatttcggttCCTGCAAAAATTTAAAGGTCGGCCCCTCTTGTAACAAATTTCTAACTCTGTCCATGCATGGAAGTAAAGTTCCACTGCTACATTGGATTTCCACCTCTTCAAACGCCCCCTTTCATAATAGCTTCTAGCTCTACCCAATTTAAGCTGCTGGAAGAGTAAAGGCGCCTTACAAGAAAAGAAACCCcaagtatctctctctcttccatcaCCTTCTTCAAGTCAGTGCACCTCCAACCACAACATTTTGCAATGAATTTTAAATCAGGACtgcaaaaacccaaaaaaaaaaatgattgaattTTTGACAAACTACATCTCGTAGATTCAATTAGATTCAGAAATTAATCTGCAAAAAACGTTACTGCatatactttttaaataaaatcaaaacaagCAAACATAATCACACAAACAAAAAgctttaaaaatgaaaagaaaaagaataaaacatgtagcACCCATTGTATCGGCTGATGAATCGAGTTTATTTGCCACAGATTTGCTGAAACTCAAACATTCGTTATTAATTTAGTAAGTTCTCtcctccccttttttttttttgttctttataaaagtgATTCCGATTCTAGCCTCGAAGCTCCACTGTTTGCATAATCAAGAATTAGTAAAAACTCTTCTTATTAATGGCGTATATTAAGGAGTGGCTGTCGTCGACGCACATCAAACGTAATGCCATTTATAAGAGTAATAAACTGTTTCATACTTTATATTGACGATGCAAAGCAATATTCACGGGAGTTTTCTACTTTATAATTAAAGAGGGTCCTGCTTATGGACACGCACACACGTACAAAAACCAACGTAGCAATAATCAAAGCAGTGTGAGAATAGATCACGTACTGGTGCGAACAAGCGGACAACggggaaaggaagaagattagAAGTCGGCTTTTTCTAACTTTTAAGGCCGACTTGCATCATATGTTTTTTCACTTTCCATGCGCATCACAAGTGAAAGGACATAACAAACTACATGCTTTATTGAACCCTTCAATATACATTCTGCAATCGTCAATACTTATATTgagtttatatatttatatatatatatatataattgaactCCAGTACTTGGGTTGAGTTTAATTAGAGTTAGCGTGTCAAACTGCTCATCTGTCCCTACCACTGCATAGTATAAAGCAATTAGTACTGAACTTCCTTGAGAGTTTTaatcaatatatatgtatagttggCTTGTACTGCATAACATCCTTTTCTTAGATATAATGCTGTGACCTTGAAATTGTTTGTTGTGCAACTCAAGTAACtccttatatatttttttccctaCAAAACTGTTTTGAACATTTATTGAGAAGATACATAAAAACAATGTAATTCACCCAGTAATTAGTTGTGGTCCtgtggacacacacacacacaataacATTGATTACTATTTGGATTTGGAATGTTCaaggtgaatatatatatatataagggaacGCCTCATGAACTCGATTTAGCCAtcgagagaaaaataaaaaaggccTTCGGCTGTTTGGTCTGGTCGTCTTTCGTGGTTTCTCCCAGTTTAAACAATACACAGAGTTTGACGAACTACAAACAATTTTGAGACTTGTAACCGCTGGACTAACTCAAGAAGATATTACGTTGCTGTATACAGAAGGTATTTGTGCTCATTATCATTGAAGAaatatttatcatatatatCACATTGATCCGCATACTAATGTTCTTCAATTACCTCAAGCAAAAGAAGTTTTGCCAAAGTTACAGCATGGTTTACGGTTTCCTTCTTTAGAAATGTAGCAACGCTTCATCTCAAGAGTACATCGCACTCTGTGGTTCCCAAATAGATCAAAGATGAAGTTTACCGCCCTTCCACggtgaaaatgatgaaaagtaAAAGACTGCagcaaaaaaatattagaaaagtgtatatatattagtgaAAACCAAAGTAGTCTCACtgaagtaatatatatatacatatatatatatatatataattgagaTTTCAATAGGTTAGGTAACGACTCCAACCAAGGAATCAAGAGGAATCTGCAATTTTAGTAGACAGTGCATGAATTTGACTGAATCACTAGATCAAGCCCATAAAGCCTCATGAGAGGCGCCAAGAGGAGACTATGCATGACCCCCTATATGTTTGTTTACTATTCCTGTAGTCTATTATGTCTGGACCAGAATAATTGATGATGCGGCTATCTGTGGAAGGCCAAGTCTTTTGATTGAGAATCCATCTCAATAATGACAAACGTCAAATAATTGCACCATATTTAATTTATTGGTTGTCTGATAATTGGTGGTTCCACCTTGAGCTTATCCAAGAGACAAATTTCAACTAAATATATTCCTCCATTTTGATGAATAAAGTACTCTACTGTCTCGAAAGAGAAAACTTACTTACGTCCCTACTCACCTGATCTGCTTCCAAGATTAGGCAGTTGAAGTAGTACTGATCAGGGAAGCATGAACAAGTTCCTGATCATCTTCTTTGAGACACGCTAGTTCGTGAACTTGGTCGTGTTTAGCAACTTATAGAAAGAGCATGACAACTAGATGAGCTCATATATATAGCCGGAAGAATCATTACTGCAGTGCAAATAAAAAGGTGTACCAaacaaaagataataaaaatCAGCAACATGATAATAACCCACTTGCAGATTGGCACCACCTAACTCataaaatatgcattttaatGAACCTTCTTACAACATACTGAGATCATTTCGATGCATCGGTATCTCCACGGCGGCTTCATATGTGGTGAGCATTCAAGAGCCGGTGGCCCTGAAAATATGTTTCTCACATTTGGTTGGTCCTCCAAGATCGAGAGAAGAAGATAGCCGCTAGAAACTCTGCATTGCTCGGCCACACAGAGTCTCCTTCTTATATGCAGATAGCGATGGATTGAGACCGCATGCATGATCAGCTGCCTTTAAGGCAGCCCATGGCGGATGAACGACAAACTTTACAGATGGCAAATTCAAGAAACGCAGCAACTTACTTTCGCACGCTATCAATGAAATGAAAGCGTTTCAGGCAATGGGTTGTATATGCATCATCCAACGCGGGTCCGACGGGCTGCGTGCACATAGGGATCGGCGTTGCCGGTCGTGATCGGAAAATTTATTATCAGCAGAAGCTATCCAGCCAAAGTCGGCACCGCTGGTGCTCACCAGAATCCGGTCAGAACCGGCGTCTTCGAACTCCGTTCCGGCTATGTACCgaagtttaaaaagaaaaaggaaatgcaaaAGGCGCCTAACTTTTACCTTAATAGGTGCGtaattttcaagataaaatttTAAGGAGCTGCTTTCCAATAGGATTGAttacttttgcattttttaacaaaaaattaatattttctaTTAATAGGTGACTCCTTTGAGAAATTCTCTCATGTTGTTTGTTTAATGCCGGCATTAAAAGTTAAATGCTTGTGGAGTCGTTTGAAATAGGAACAAGGACATTAagaatgttttatgaatctagtTTGAAGATtatgacaaattcatgaaagatTTACTTTTAAGAGATTTACAAGTTTATAAACACTTACCAACGATTTTTAAAACTTACCCTAATTCttaaggcaaattcatgaaactaaAAGCTACACcctaaaaaaagttatttggaTAATCAAAGGTTTTATAAAAGCCTAGTTTCTTAGTCAGGTTTTGAAACTGAGTCTACGAGTTTAGATGCGACGAAAAACTTAGGAAAGCCACGTTACTCCTTTCGAAaacatatgattttctttttggtacAAAATTTGAATCATTTTACATGCTACCCGCCAATAGAAAAGGCAGGCTTCGTTGTTGTAATAATAATCGGATCCATCGTACCGAACACAATCGGATTGCCTGGTTGCGCGATAGAGCAGACTTATATACCTCTTTAATCAAATTAATCAGGTTGACCTGACTTCAGTAAAGATCAAATGTCTCGCACATGGCAGTCGTCAGCATCGATCAATCAAACACATCCCAAAATCAAACCTGAGGCCACCACGCATTCGCCTGAAGCAAAACAATCAAACACGAAGAAAATAGCTAGATGTTTTGCAACCACATTGAAGGTGAATCACCAATTTCCACGTCTAGTTAGCAGGTTCACCCGCCACGGATTTCACCCGCgagataaggaaaaaaaaaggcttcCGAAAAGAGGAACCATCCACGTTAAAGAGAGCGACACCAAGAATgacaaacacaagaaaaatcaTCCCACGACTTATGATTCCCCGTAAATGTCATCATAATTCACACACAGCATATCCATCACCCACCTCCCCCCGCCCTTTTTCCCaacccttctttttttctccaccCTTCTGCCGACCCCAATTTTCCCACCAAACGACACGGCGCAACCCGGCGGAGCCTACCCTACGCACTACGTCATCCCCCACGAACCGTTTATTCCGTCTTCCCCTCCCCCTTTCCCAAAGGAAACCGAACAACTTTTTCCTAATCGTCGGGCCGCAACCGTCGGAATAACTTTCTGATGAAAATTCGAAGAGAACTGATGAAGGGAAACATCTCCGGGAAGTTCAAATTTTCTCCAGTTTCTCTGCTTTGACGACGGGGTTGGACCTCGCGATGGCCTCCCTTCCGGCTGCCTTGAAGTCGAACGAACAGACGTGCTTCTCCGGCAGGCGGTGCGACGCGCAGAACGTGCTCCCGCACCGGCACTTGAACCCCATCAGACCCACCCGCTTGTTGCAGCTCGAGCAGCGGTTGGGCTTGCCGGAGACCGGCGTCGAGGACGCGCGAGggacggaggaggaggacggCAGGAAGGGAACGGCGGGTTGAATAAGCGTCTTCTCTTCCCGGATTTCGACCGTCGCGGACGACTGCTCCATGAGGGTGAGCGACTTCTCGATCGGCGGTTTCGCTGAGGACTCCTGGAGTTCCTTCATTCGAAGGTCTCGGTAGCACTTGGAGCAGAGGTTCATCGTCGTCGGGCTGCCGAAGAACCCGCAGTTGTTGGCACAGAGGCGGTGGTTCTCGGGGGCTTGGCACCCGGTCTCATCAGCGCCCCTATTCCAGCTTTCTTCCGCCATTTCTATCACATAATAAAGACGAACAGTACCATCAGTAAAGCTTTCCTTGATTAAACGTAGAAACGTTTTTCTGCTTCGTCGAAGCacatacaagaaacaaaatccCAAATTCCACGACGATGATGGTGGTGGATTTGGTGTCTGGTGACGGCGATGATGATATTaagtttctcaaaaaaaaaaaaagaagaaggaaaaaggaagacgACCTTCGGCACAGATTATTTCATAGAAGCAGGAGGACAATTTACTTTCCACGAGGAGAAAATaacggaaaagaaaaaggggagagCAGCGAACCAAAAACCCTGGAAATCGAAGGAAAAGAACTTCCACAAACACACCAAACGAAGAAAAGGAATCGTACCGTTTCAGAGGTAAAGAAAATTCTTCCCTCTTCTGCTTCCGATCGGCAACCGCCGGCAAGGAGAAGCAGCCCCTAACCCTCCTTTCAAGGACCCGAATAACAAGAACCACACGGAATTTCCTTCCAAACAAAGCAAACGGACACCACGGGAAAAGAAATCCCCAAACGCCTTTCCACTATGAAAAAATCGGCCGCCGGGTTAGAGCAGCTCCCCTTTTATACAGAGAGCTACACCCCGACTACCCCTAACGCCCTCCCAAATTACATCACGCCATCCTCGATAATACTCGGGTCCGCATCAAGGAGTGGCGTCCTCGTTGAATCGCGAAAACCCGGGTCCTTTTTGGAAACGGGAACCTTCTAAAACAGCTCCCTAACCACACTTCCTAACCCCACCCACCTCACTTAACCCACGCCGAGTCCCCGCGGGGCCACCGGCTGTTGACCGTAACGAACCCGTAAGTCGGTAAATGGTCGTGTGGGGCCCCCCTTGAGCTGCCACGTGGACAGCTGGCCAGCAACAGGGCGGCCACGTCATCAATTACCGACACGTGGTCATTGCCAACGTGTCGTCATCGGTGCCGTCAGCACCTGGGGTCTCACGGTTCGCCGCGTGAGGCAACGGCTGACGTGGAATATTCCGGCCGCCGCTCCGACTTTCCGAGAAACCCCCCGTTTAGGGTGGATCCCTTACCAGATTGTCGACCCGAACCCGAATCTATGTGCAATGGGAATGGGATGAACCCGGATTTGCTTCGCCGGCATAGATCTCTTCACTGGTCAACGGCCGACGACGAATCGGCTCCCCTTAGCCCACAATGACTCACATAACTTTTCTTAATTACATTTAAGTGCTCTCCAAAGTAAGCAGGTGGTGCTTGCTTTGGAAAGTCGATCAAAAGCACGAGAAGCTAAATCTGAAGGACCAACTTGGCAAGCAAGAGGGACATTTTTCTCATCTTAAGACTTGTGTAGCATAaaccaaaaaggaaaggaaaatattaGTAACCAACCCTTGTttgacagtaaaaaaaaaacaaaaaaaacacacacacaaaagaaggCATAATATGGTTGGTCGAATTATAATATAGTTGGTCGAACTATAGTTATGTTAAGCAGCACtcaaatctgatttctttgCATATTATACACCTGTGCCAAAAATGGTGTACGGGCATTGTGTCTGCTTACTTACATTAGGGTTTATTAGGGTTTGGGCTCATACTAAGCACCAACGTAGCATTGGACTGACTTTTTAAGCTTTaagggcatagcgtagctggacGAGATAGGacgcaggtctctagttcgattttCGTTGGCGTTATGTTTATGTGTCTTAAGGTAGTAGGGTGCGGCGTCCACATTAAAGGGTGTACTATTGCTATCTGACACTCACGTAGCTCAAGACCTTGAAGGCATGAAGAATAGGGGGCCTTGGGGTCTCGTTTCGAACGGTAGGATGACTTGCCCACCCAAAAAGCTAGGTGAGAGATGTGGTGCACATAAAAGGGGTTGTGTCAACTCCCATGACTAAACTACATTAATCCAAAAACAAGCTCTTTTAGTTGAGATCAGGACTCAGGAGAACAACTCACTTACGCAGACCAATAAAAACTCTTTCTCTAAACAACGGATTGTAATAGAAAAGAGGAGTTAAAGAGTTGACCCGTATCCAGTTCAAACttttaatgataaaataaaTCTGCCGTATATTCTAATCCGAAAATGATATTCCTTTGCTCTTCCATCTTGGAGTCGAGTTGGCTGCCGTCACCGGAAAACCGAGAACAGAGTCGGCTGCCCACAGAATCGAAGAAATATCAGCAGAGAAACCAGCAGCATGGGAAGTG encodes the following:
- the LOC116261772 gene encoding zinc finger A20 and AN1 domain-containing stress-associated protein 4; this translates as MAEESWNRGADETGCQAPENHRLCANNCGFFGSPTTMNLCSKCYRDLRMKELQESSAKPPIEKSLTLMEQSSATVEIREEKTLIQPAVPFLPSSSSVPRASSTPVSGKPNRCSSCNKRVGLMGFKCRCGSTFCASHRLPEKHVCSFDFKAAGREAIARSNPVVKAEKLEKI